A DNA window from Candidatus Bathyarchaeia archaeon contains the following coding sequences:
- a CDS encoding glycosyltransferase family 2 protein, producing MPEGPRADRTDPALGSGRPPKVSVLILNYNGLKWLPACLSSALRTDYPNLEICLIDNGSSDGSIEYVRKNFPSVEIVANGRNLGFAEGYNRAIRAIDAEFVALLNTDTEVLEPGWVRHLVDAASRDRSIAAVACKLVSMEDPARLDSVGGMGIPFWRGFVDIGRGEPDRGQYDGPGFEPFAFCGGAALIRHDAFIKAGGFDGKFFLYAEDADLSWRLRLLGHRIAYAPMAKVAHYFSGTAGHRAISPEKLYYCHRNLLRAILKNCGRSLAWALRNYLLFSLLMIAGFAILEPRKALAVLRALLWNLANFKDTWAWRRRIQAGRRVGEWEILRRMYPGLRRYRPPERAGLRRALDILFEHSQLAILNPGRWAPPPRSRRARIG from the coding sequence ATGCCCGAAGGGCCCAGGGCCGATAGGACCGATCCGGCCTTGGGATCGGGACGACCGCCCAAGGTCTCCGTCCTGATACTCAATTACAACGGCCTAAAATGGCTCCCGGCATGCCTATCCAGCGCCCTCAGAACCGATTACCCGAACTTGGAGATATGCCTCATCGACAACGGGAGCTCGGATGGCTCCATAGAATACGTCAGGAAAAATTTTCCATCCGTCGAGATCGTTGCGAACGGCCGGAACTTAGGCTTCGCTGAGGGCTATAACAGAGCCATAAGGGCGATCGACGCGGAGTTCGTCGCCCTCCTCAATACCGATACGGAGGTCCTCGAGCCGGGCTGGGTGAGGCATTTAGTCGATGCGGCCTCGAGGGATCGGAGCATAGCGGCGGTGGCCTGCAAGCTCGTCTCGATGGAGGATCCGGCCCGCTTGGACTCGGTTGGGGGGATGGGGATACCCTTTTGGAGGGGATTCGTCGACATAGGCCGCGGGGAGCCCGATCGGGGCCAATACGACGGCCCCGGGTTCGAGCCCTTTGCATTCTGCGGCGGAGCCGCGCTGATAAGGCACGATGCGTTTATAAAGGCCGGTGGATTCGACGGGAAGTTCTTCCTATACGCGGAGGACGCGGACCTCTCCTGGAGGCTAAGGCTCTTGGGCCATCGGATAGCCTACGCCCCGATGGCGAAGGTCGCCCATTACTTCTCCGGGACGGCGGGCCATAGGGCCATAAGCCCTGAGAAGCTCTATTATTGCCATAGGAACCTCCTAAGGGCGATCCTGAAGAATTGCGGCCGATCGCTGGCTTGGGCCCTAAGGAATTACCTCCTCTTCAGCCTATTGATGATCGCGGGCTTCGCCATCCTCGAGCCAAGGAAGGCATTGGCGGTCCTGAGGGCCCTGCTATGGAACTTGGCCAATTTCAAGGATACGTGGGCTTGGAGGCGGAGGATACAGGCCGGAAGGAGGGTCGGCGAATGGGAGATCCTGCGCCGGATGTACCCGGGGCTGAGGAGGTATCGGCCCCCGGAGCGGGCCGGGCTGAGGAGGGCCTTGGACATCCTATTCGAGCATAGCCAACTCGCGATCCTAAACCCGGGCCGATGGGCTCCGCCCCCGCGATCGCGGCGCGCGAGAATCGGTTGA
- a CDS encoding ABC transporter ATP-binding protein codes for MGGSDAIRVEGLWKRFRIPHERRNTILDALAGILGGRPFSYEEFWALRDVSFSLREGESLGIVGPNGSGKSTLLKVMARILRPDRGRVEVKGRVAPILELGVGFHPDLSVRENVLVYGSIMGLRNSYVKGRMDSILQFSGLERFRDAKLKNLSSGMQMRLGFSVAIETNPDVFLVDEALAVGDMEFQRKCLDKFREFRAEGKTIVLVSHALDLVKEFCDKGLFLLGGEVAGFGEAGAVVEEYARRAQGR; via the coding sequence ATGGGCGGCTCCGATGCCATAAGGGTCGAGGGCCTTTGGAAGAGGTTCAGGATACCGCATGAGAGGAGGAATACGATCCTCGACGCTCTAGCGGGGATCCTGGGCGGCAGGCCGTTCTCATATGAGGAGTTCTGGGCCCTGAGGGACGTCAGCTTCTCCCTTCGGGAGGGCGAATCGCTGGGCATAGTGGGGCCCAATGGGAGCGGGAAGAGCACCCTCCTCAAGGTAATGGCGAGGATCCTCAGGCCCGATAGGGGCAGGGTCGAGGTCAAGGGTAGGGTGGCGCCGATCCTAGAGCTCGGCGTAGGGTTCCATCCCGATTTGAGCGTCAGGGAGAACGTCTTAGTATACGGCTCGATAATGGGCTTGAGGAACAGCTATGTGAAGGGGCGGATGGATTCGATCCTCCAATTCTCGGGATTGGAGAGGTTCAGGGACGCAAAGCTGAAGAACCTATCATCGGGGATGCAGATGAGGCTCGGCTTCTCCGTCGCCATTGAAACGAACCCGGATGTATTCCTCGTGGACGAGGCGCTGGCGGTCGGGGATATGGAGTTCCAGCGCAAATGCCTCGATAAGTTCAGGGAGTTCAGGGCGGAAGGGAAGACCATAGTCCTCGTATCCCACGCCCTCGACCTAGTAAAGGAGTTCTGCGATAAGGGCCTATTCCTCCTCGGAGGCGAAGTCGCGGGCTTCGGGGAGGCCGGGGCGGTGGTGGAGGAATATGCCCGAAGGGCCCAGGGCCGATAG
- a CDS encoding ABC transporter permease: protein MPPYWELVKALTAKDFKLRYRNSALGFAWSLLNPLAMMGIMTLVFSTLLRSGIENFPLFLLPALLAWRFFSIGTSMALWSVLNNAPLVSKVYFPRWLLILSSNLANLLGSLLEFLALLPLMALLGMRPSPSALLLPLILALEFLLIFAISLPLSALNVYYRDVHQVWDIALQAGFFLTPIFYSADLIPGRYLGLYLLNPMARIVQCARKIFYLGSLPEPADFGIPLLEAILLLALGAIAFSKLEPRFAEEV from the coding sequence TTGCCGCCCTATTGGGAACTCGTGAAGGCCCTGACGGCGAAGGACTTCAAGCTCCGCTATAGGAACTCGGCCTTAGGCTTCGCTTGGTCGCTCCTGAACCCCTTGGCCATGATGGGCATAATGACGCTCGTCTTCTCGACCCTGCTGAGGTCGGGCATAGAGAACTTCCCCCTCTTCCTCCTCCCCGCCCTATTGGCTTGGAGGTTCTTCTCGATAGGGACCTCGATGGCGCTTTGGTCCGTGCTCAACAACGCCCCCTTGGTCTCCAAGGTCTACTTCCCAAGATGGCTCCTAATCCTATCGAGCAACCTCGCCAACCTCTTGGGCTCCTTGCTCGAGTTCCTAGCCCTCCTGCCCCTGATGGCCCTCTTGGGCATGCGCCCCTCCCCCTCCGCCCTCCTGCTGCCCCTGATCTTGGCCCTGGAGTTCCTCCTGATCTTCGCCATCTCCCTACCGCTCTCGGCCCTGAACGTTTACTATAGGGACGTCCACCAGGTTTGGGACATAGCCCTCCAAGCGGGCTTCTTCCTGACGCCGATCTTCTACAGCGCCGACCTGATACCGGGAAGGTACTTGGGCCTATACCTTTTGAACCCGATGGCTAGGATCGTCCAATGCGCTAGGAAGATCTTCTACTTGGGCTCTCTCCCCGAGCCGGCGGATTTTGGGATACCGCTCTTGGAGGCCATCCTTTTGCTGGCCCTTGGGGCCATCGCCTTCTCCAAGCTCGAGCCTAGATTCGCCGAGGAGGTTTGA
- a CDS encoding glycosyltransferase family 4 protein yields MIPKRALAALRSIINAIEGLLQRAAARDGGSGGVSDRHLDPQPFGANLSGYFTGRFGIAASSRAFANALKLAGIPHVLNNLVAPSHGERVPFPERFSKENPYAINLIHANVDMTEWFLRKMGRKYFRNKYNIGIWYWEVSGFPERLRPAFGPYDEIWVTSSFTAGALSRVSPIPVVKVPYPLYLNEGLIEDRPRRLLGLPDDAFIFLFMFDFQSVFERKNPLAVLEAFRRAFGGGGEAMLVINCINSKADPPSHRALMRSASGLNARIIDGHLSDKSYLNLLSACDCYISLHRSEGFGLIMAEAMYLGKPVIATGYSGNMDFMNGDNSLLVRYDLVELERDYGPYEKGNVWAEPDVGHAAELMRWVYENGDEVEGIGRRASEDVRRLMDPLAASREIRERLEHAYRGFCGGAR; encoded by the coding sequence ATGATCCCCAAGAGGGCCTTGGCGGCATTGCGCTCCATCATAAATGCCATCGAGGGCCTTCTCCAACGAGCCGCCGCGAGGGATGGCGGATCCGGAGGGGTCTCGGATCGCCACCTGGATCCCCAACCCTTTGGAGCGAACCTATCGGGATATTTCACGGGCAGGTTTGGGATCGCAGCGAGCTCGAGGGCATTCGCCAATGCCTTGAAATTGGCGGGCATACCACATGTTTTGAACAATCTGGTAGCCCCATCCCATGGGGAAAGGGTCCCTTTCCCGGAACGGTTCAGCAAGGAAAACCCCTATGCGATAAACTTGATCCACGCAAACGTAGACATGACCGAATGGTTCCTTCGAAAGATGGGCAGGAAATATTTTCGAAATAAATACAATATCGGCATATGGTATTGGGAGGTCTCCGGATTCCCGGAGAGGTTGAGGCCCGCGTTCGGGCCATACGACGAGATCTGGGTCACCAGCTCCTTCACCGCTGGCGCGTTATCGAGGGTTTCCCCGATCCCCGTCGTCAAGGTCCCTTACCCGCTGTATTTGAACGAGGGGTTGATTGAAGATAGGCCCAGGAGGCTACTGGGGCTCCCTGATGATGCCTTCATATTCTTATTCATGTTCGATTTCCAAAGCGTCTTCGAGAGGAAGAACCCGCTGGCCGTATTGGAGGCGTTCAGGAGGGCCTTCGGGGGAGGCGGGGAGGCCATGCTCGTGATCAATTGCATAAATTCCAAAGCCGATCCCCCCTCCCATAGGGCCTTGATGAGGAGCGCCAGCGGGCTGAATGCGAGGATAATCGATGGCCATTTATCGGATAAATCCTACCTCAACCTGCTATCCGCATGCGATTGCTATATCTCCCTCCATAGGTCCGAGGGATTCGGCCTAATAATGGCGGAGGCCATGTATTTGGGGAAGCCCGTGATAGCCACCGGATATTCGGGCAACATGGATTTCATGAATGGCGACAACAGCCTATTGGTGAGGTACGACCTCGTGGAGCTCGAGAGGGATTATGGCCCTTACGAAAAGGGGAATGTTTGGGCCGAGCCGGATGTGGGGCATGCGGCCGAGCTCATGCGATGGGTTTACGAGAACGGGGATGAGGTTGAGGGCATCGGCAGGAGGGCTTCCGAGGACGTTAGGAGACTCATGGACCCGCTCGCGGCCTCGAGGGAGATCAGGGAGCGGTTGGAGCATGCATATCGAGGATTTTGCGGCGGGGCTCGCTAG
- a CDS encoding nucleotidyltransferase family protein → MVLSGGPGTRLKPLTDNVPKGLVIVGGKALLDWILEWLSDSGVRRVVMGVAHLKEKIMDHVGDGSKYGLEVEYSVHTVEGGTAEGFRLAIQRHVDDEDFFAMNGDQIVDLSLDRLAEFHMAHRPIATIVGGRARCAFGHLLRDDRGNLSGFLEKPLCNHALISTGIYAFNKRILEYMPERGDIEEAVFPELAKRGLAKIFPFEGKFLTVNTLKDLMEANEEMEARPSWRTS, encoded by the coding sequence GTGGTGCTCTCCGGAGGCCCGGGGACAAGGCTGAAACCGCTAACGGATAACGTCCCAAAGGGCTTGGTGATCGTCGGGGGCAAGGCATTGCTCGATTGGATCCTCGAATGGCTCAGCGACTCCGGCGTCCGCAGGGTCGTGATGGGCGTCGCGCATCTGAAGGAGAAGATCATGGATCACGTCGGCGATGGCTCCAAGTACGGCCTCGAGGTCGAATATAGCGTCCATACGGTCGAGGGGGGAACCGCCGAAGGCTTCAGGCTGGCCATCCAAAGGCATGTCGACGACGAGGATTTCTTCGCCATGAACGGGGATCAGATAGTGGACCTATCCCTCGATAGGCTGGCCGAGTTCCACATGGCCCACCGCCCAATCGCCACGATAGTCGGCGGCCGCGCCCGCTGCGCCTTCGGGCACCTATTAAGGGATGATCGCGGCAATCTGAGCGGCTTCTTGGAGAAGCCGTTATGCAACCACGCCCTGATCAGCACCGGGATTTACGCCTTCAATAAGCGGATCCTCGAATATATGCCCGAGAGGGGCGATATAGAGGAGGCCGTTTTTCCGGAGCTGGCCAAGAGGGGGCTGGCGAAGATCTTCCCGTTCGAGGGCAAGTTCCTGACGGTAAATACTTTAAAGGACCTGATGGAGGCAAATGAGGAGATGGAGGCCCGGCCGAGTTGGCGAACGTCCTGA
- a CDS encoding GDP-mannose 4,6-dehydratase, producing the protein MANVLITGCTGFIGSNLAIRLVERGYRVYGLIRHTSRGGLEALRPVMDRIRFVEGDLCEFHSLLSAIEASNPQFVIHLAALTPVRLSYEDPFPFLRTNFLGTCNLVHAILKGAPEARLIAASTAEVYGWQGNEPIKEDARLRPSSPYGVSKAAADEYIQMAMRVYGLRATVLRCNNTYGRRGERGFLVEYLITSMLDGGPVYVGAPNHVRDYMWVDDHVNAYLLSMEKEEAEGEVFNVSPGNPISNIELAKKLAEILQYKGRIVKGSYPPGYPMRPAKLDTEYIVLDSSKIRGKLGWAPSVTLDEGLAMTVDYWKTRK; encoded by the coding sequence TTGGCGAACGTCCTGATAACCGGCTGCACGGGCTTCATCGGATCGAATTTGGCAATAAGGCTGGTCGAAAGGGGCTATCGGGTCTATGGCCTCATAAGGCATACGAGCCGGGGCGGGCTCGAGGCCCTGAGGCCCGTCATGGATAGGATCAGGTTCGTTGAGGGGGATCTTTGCGAATTCCATTCGCTCCTCTCGGCGATAGAGGCATCGAACCCCCAATTCGTGATCCATTTGGCGGCCCTGACGCCCGTCAGGCTGAGCTATGAGGATCCATTCCCGTTCCTGAGGACGAACTTCCTGGGCACCTGCAACCTGGTCCACGCGATCCTGAAGGGGGCCCCGGAGGCGAGGCTGATAGCGGCCTCCACGGCGGAGGTCTATGGATGGCAGGGGAACGAGCCGATCAAGGAGGATGCCAGGCTCCGCCCTTCGTCGCCCTACGGCGTTTCGAAGGCTGCCGCCGACGAGTACATCCAGATGGCCATGAGGGTTTATGGTTTGAGGGCCACCGTCCTGAGGTGCAACAATACCTATGGGAGGAGGGGGGAGCGGGGCTTCTTGGTGGAGTACCTCATAACCTCCATGCTCGATGGCGGCCCGGTATACGTTGGGGCGCCGAATCACGTGAGGGATTACATGTGGGTCGATGACCACGTGAACGCCTATCTCCTGAGCATGGAGAAGGAAGAGGCGGAGGGGGAGGTATTCAACGTTTCGCCCGGGAACCCCATTTCGAACATCGAGCTGGCCAAGAAGTTGGCCGAGATCCTCCAATACAAGGGCCGGATCGTGAAGGGGTCCTATCCGCCCGGGTATCCGATGCGCCCGGCGAAGCTGGATACGGAGTACATAGTGCTGGATAGCTCCAAGATAAGGGGGAAGCTCGGTTGGGCGCCCAGCGTTACCTTAGACGAGGGGTTGGCCATGACGGTGGATTATTGGAAAACGCGGAAGTGA
- a CDS encoding methyltransferase domain-containing protein, with the protein MDPEEIDPAKVMREIREAVRRAYSSRKNSMGLYCPDVALDFDIRVKKDLKTNKPLKPLVLKIRKILQGEVQWYVDPIVERQIEFNSKLVTILRNMDELIRGLKLDLEGVKESLKMMCDRIELLSARFDKLIDKFSRSGKFKPDWLDKLDILKAAYGYNPPSSERFTEYLWVARNLIKRGRILDVGCTESLLPQMLAEFPELEVYGIDIRPYENGINVRPKFKFFQEDALHTHFPNEFFDQILAISSIEHFGLKWYGNEKLDPEADKKAMKEMHRILKRNGSILVTVPFGVGEGRFYRVYNKRTLEDLFKGFRIEKCEFFVLKGHMWMKSDLEDASKMDGSEKVTSIACIKAVRELPHSISS; encoded by the coding sequence ATGGATCCTGAGGAGATTGATCCAGCAAAAGTGATGAGGGAGATTAGAGAGGCTGTTCGAAGAGCCTATAGCTCTAGGAAGAATTCCATGGGACTTTATTGTCCAGATGTGGCTTTAGATTTTGATATAAGGGTAAAAAAGGATCTGAAAACAAATAAGCCCCTTAAACCTCTTGTTCTAAAAATTCGTAAAATACTTCAGGGCGAGGTGCAATGGTATGTTGATCCAATCGTGGAAAGGCAGATTGAGTTCAATTCAAAGTTGGTTACAATTCTTAGAAACATGGACGAGCTCATCAGGGGTCTCAAGCTCGATTTGGAGGGCGTGAAGGAGTCCCTGAAAATGATGTGTGACAGGATTGAGCTTTTGAGTGCGCGTTTTGATAAACTTATCGATAAATTTTCAAGATCTGGAAAATTCAAACCGGATTGGTTGGACAAGCTTGATATCTTAAAAGCCGCTTATGGTTATAACCCCCCATCTAGCGAACGCTTTACAGAATATTTGTGGGTTGCACGTAATCTCATAAAGAGGGGCCGTATATTGGATGTGGGTTGTACCGAAAGTCTCCTTCCTCAAATGCTTGCCGAGTTTCCTGAGCTTGAAGTATATGGTATTGATATAAGACCTTATGAGAATGGCATCAACGTAAGGCCAAAATTCAAGTTCTTCCAAGAAGATGCCTTACACACACATTTTCCGAATGAATTCTTCGACCAAATATTGGCGATATCCAGCATCGAGCATTTCGGACTTAAATGGTATGGAAACGAGAAGCTAGATCCGGAGGCTGACAAAAAGGCAATGAAAGAGATGCATAGGATACTCAAACGCAACGGGAGCATCCTCGTGACGGTCCCATTTGGAGTGGGGGAGGGCCGATTTTACAGAGTTTATAATAAACGCACTCTTGAGGATTTATTTAAGGGATTCCGAATCGAGAAGTGTGAATTTTTCGTTTTAAAAGGTCACATGTGGATGAAAAGCGATTTGGAAGATGCAAGTAAGATGGATGGGAGCGAAAAAGTTACTTCGATTGCTTGTATAAAAGCTGTGCGAGAATTACCGCATAGTATTTCTAGTTAA